A genomic region of Pseudoalteromonas piscicida contains the following coding sequences:
- a CDS encoding helix-turn-helix transcriptional regulator, whose amino-acid sequence MSSSAFLLLDKEPVNTIGINVLQPLLKTQGLDVTTGTDISDVPEGTRLLFIETAVNDSWGKLKEQLVNLKVKCDIVLFNLDENPELANRALLSGIRGVFYTTDNADVLMKGIRLLLEDQLWYRRDVMCNVLNRMLQFNKDALHKLTEGDIEPVKLTKREKAIIALMSKGAKNKEIAEELNISPHTVKTHLYSAFRKTKCRNRIELLSWAQQNIPDEIR is encoded by the coding sequence ATGAGCAGTAGTGCTTTTTTGTTATTAGATAAAGAACCGGTTAACACCATTGGTATCAATGTGTTACAACCTTTGTTAAAAACCCAAGGGTTGGATGTTACGACTGGAACTGATATCTCAGATGTGCCTGAAGGCACTCGATTACTTTTCATCGAAACCGCAGTGAACGATTCTTGGGGTAAATTAAAAGAACAACTAGTCAACCTCAAAGTCAAATGCGATATCGTACTATTCAACTTAGATGAAAATCCGGAGCTGGCCAATCGTGCACTGCTAAGCGGGATTCGTGGCGTATTCTACACGACTGATAATGCCGACGTGCTAATGAAAGGGATCCGTTTGTTGCTTGAAGATCAACTGTGGTATCGCCGTGACGTGATGTGTAATGTGTTAAATCGCATGCTGCAATTTAATAAAGATGCATTACATAAACTAACCGAAGGTGATATCGAACCTGTGAAACTCACTAAGCGAGAAAAAGCAATTATCGCGCTGATGAGTAAAGGTGCGAAAAACAAAGAGATCGCTGAAGAGCTAAATATCAGTCCACATACGGTGAAAACGCATTTGTACAGTGCATTTCGTAAAACCAAATGTCGTAACCGTATCGAACTCCTTTCGTGGGCTCAGCAGAATATTCCTGACGAGATCCGCTAA
- a CDS encoding amidohydrolase, which produces MSTLTVTLVQTDIQWLSPEDNFTHIERLLENVEPSDLILLPETFATGFAVKEPDAERYADAAIEFLQQCAQRFQAVVAGSVLVPQGDKKANRMVWCQPDGKILHYDKRHLFCLGNEGDFVVAGEHREVFELKGIKFLPQICYDLRFPVFQRNQNDYEVMINIANWPAARRNHWDTLLAARAIENQCFVLAVNRVGEDGYGTAHNGGTKAIDFNGNSIVSAADNQAEVITVKLKLSDLQQYKAKFPAHLDADKFTLA; this is translated from the coding sequence ATGTCAACTTTAACCGTTACCCTTGTTCAAACAGATATCCAGTGGCTTTCACCTGAGGACAACTTTACCCATATTGAACGTTTGCTAGAAAATGTCGAGCCAAGCGATTTAATTTTGCTACCAGAAACATTTGCTACCGGCTTCGCCGTAAAAGAGCCGGATGCTGAGCGCTATGCTGATGCAGCCATCGAGTTTTTACAGCAATGTGCTCAGCGCTTTCAGGCTGTTGTAGCGGGCAGCGTACTGGTTCCGCAAGGAGATAAAAAGGCCAACCGTATGGTGTGGTGCCAGCCGGATGGAAAGATACTTCATTATGACAAAAGACACTTATTCTGTTTGGGTAATGAGGGCGATTTTGTCGTTGCAGGTGAGCACCGTGAAGTGTTCGAATTAAAGGGCATTAAATTCTTACCGCAGATCTGCTATGACTTGCGTTTCCCTGTATTTCAGCGTAATCAGAACGATTATGAGGTTATGATTAATATTGCAAACTGGCCAGCGGCACGCCGAAATCATTGGGATACTTTACTGGCTGCTCGTGCAATCGAGAATCAGTGCTTTGTGCTCGCGGTAAATCGCGTAGGTGAAGATGGGTATGGCACTGCGCATAATGGTGGTACTAAAGCGATTGACTTCAATGGTAATAGCATTGTTTCGGCAGCAGACAACCAAGCTGAGGTTATTACCGTAAAGCTAAAACTGAGCGACTTGCAGCAGTACAAAGCTAAATTTCCTGCTCATCTCGATGCGGATAAATTTACGCTGGCATAA
- a CDS encoding ATP-binding protein has protein sequence MLDPKTLYLTSLVMTAMMALLTFLTWRANKSTPGTLLYIFYPLVLLCAISSFALHGYFDNWETIPIANTLLFAASIIHCMAIRQFLGIKGPSFKVFLGVTAGLFILLMYSSIFSPNLRDRILISDLQHLAEATLLLYFFSRFARNKYPNGSIVYITILLIILVIFTGRTLLMGEVTHFTLFKENWFTITIFFNGVLAPIFYATGMALLCNEQREQNLNKLALKAQQDLELRGMFLSTISHEIRTPLNGILGSAQLVLGRTRDSRNKAYCEAIVNSAESLNLLIDKVLDYASLEQSDEALYEEDVELRSWLQNLCLLLSPLAEQKKLHFELVYELPDQVCYYFDQQKLRQILINLVGNAIKFTDKGEVRLKVEILKDQQIEHKVRFSITDSGPGIESEDINKLTEPYVQSSAGKVKGGTGLGLAITSRLLNRLSSQLDIQSELNKGSTFSFDLLLNIGELSLVEQRPQHDNCITGLKVLLVEDLDLNQKIAIEFMAEDEHKVKLATNGKSAIEMLIQHHFDVVLLDMNLPDLSGQEVLKQLQNCEHKNKRTPFLAFTASLSPGEVKEYLALGIRDIVGKPIKQEKLRQALSESQSPKKANVSVELPDILYDETAVNALKSGFSEDEVSSIYNEFVLSARNKLIHIQQLLEQDEDQCIRQLHRQASTALQLGFNRYGSNLKKAERRLLDGKSCHDELTEAMTLWQDSLAAYLHFVRKEAMG, from the coding sequence ATGCTCGACCCAAAAACCCTCTACCTAACTAGTCTCGTCATGACGGCAATGATGGCGCTCCTTACCTTTTTAACGTGGCGAGCAAATAAAAGCACACCCGGAACGCTGCTCTATATTTTTTACCCTTTGGTTTTGCTCTGTGCGATTTCTTCCTTTGCATTACACGGCTATTTTGACAACTGGGAAACTATTCCCATTGCTAATACCTTGCTGTTTGCGGCTTCCATTATCCACTGCATGGCGATAAGGCAATTTTTAGGGATTAAAGGCCCATCCTTTAAAGTGTTTCTCGGCGTTACTGCTGGGCTCTTCATTTTGTTGATGTACAGCAGTATTTTCTCTCCAAACTTGAGAGATAGGATCCTTATCTCGGACTTACAACACTTAGCTGAAGCGACACTGCTGCTCTATTTCTTTAGCCGCTTTGCACGAAATAAATACCCTAACGGCAGCATAGTCTATATCACCATTTTACTTATTATATTGGTGATATTTACCGGCAGAACCCTATTAATGGGAGAAGTAACGCATTTCACGCTTTTCAAAGAGAACTGGTTTACCATCACTATTTTCTTCAATGGCGTTCTTGCACCTATTTTTTATGCAACAGGTATGGCGCTGTTATGTAACGAGCAAAGAGAACAAAACCTTAATAAATTAGCATTGAAGGCACAACAGGACCTAGAGCTGCGCGGTATGTTTTTATCAACGATCAGTCATGAGATACGCACTCCGCTTAACGGTATCTTGGGCAGCGCCCAACTGGTATTGGGACGCACCAGAGATAGTCGCAACAAGGCCTACTGTGAGGCTATCGTAAACTCTGCTGAATCGCTAAACTTACTGATTGATAAAGTACTAGACTACGCCAGTTTGGAGCAAAGTGATGAAGCCTTGTACGAAGAGGACGTTGAGCTTAGAAGTTGGCTACAGAACCTTTGCTTATTGTTAAGTCCGCTTGCAGAGCAAAAGAAGCTGCACTTTGAATTGGTGTACGAGCTGCCCGATCAGGTGTGCTATTACTTTGACCAACAAAAGCTGAGACAAATTCTTATCAACCTCGTTGGTAATGCCATTAAGTTCACTGATAAAGGGGAAGTAAGACTCAAAGTTGAGATTTTAAAAGACCAACAAATTGAGCATAAAGTGCGCTTTAGTATCACGGACTCAGGGCCAGGTATTGAAAGTGAAGATATTAATAAGCTGACCGAGCCATACGTACAAAGTAGTGCAGGTAAAGTTAAGGGTGGCACAGGCTTGGGGCTTGCCATTACCAGTCGCCTACTCAACCGTCTGAGTTCACAGTTAGATATTCAAAGCGAGCTTAACAAAGGCAGTACATTTAGTTTTGATTTACTGCTAAACATTGGTGAACTGAGCCTAGTGGAGCAGCGCCCGCAGCACGATAACTGTATCACCGGTCTGAAAGTACTGTTGGTCGAAGACCTAGATCTCAACCAAAAAATCGCTATTGAGTTTATGGCAGAAGATGAGCATAAGGTTAAATTGGCAACCAATGGTAAAAGCGCCATCGAGATGCTAATACAGCATCATTTCGATGTGGTGTTGTTAGACATGAACTTACCCGATCTTTCCGGGCAAGAAGTATTAAAGCAGCTACAAAATTGTGAGCATAAAAACAAACGAACCCCTTTTCTAGCCTTTACTGCCAGCCTCAGCCCAGGCGAGGTAAAAGAATACTTGGCACTCGGCATTCGCGATATTGTTGGCAAACCGATAAAACAAGAAAAATTACGCCAAGCGCTTAGCGAGTCACAGTCTCCTAAAAAAGCCAATGTGAGCGTGGAATTGCCCGATATCCTGTACGATGAAACGGCTGTAAACGCCCTAAAATCTGGATTTAGTGAAGATGAAGTCTCTTCGATTTACAACGAGTTTGTGTTGTCGGCTCGTAATAAACTCATCCATATTCAGCAGCTATTAGAGCAAGATGAAGATCAATGTATCAGACAGCTTCATCGTCAAGCCAGCACCGCCTTACAACTTGGATTTAATCGCTATGGCTCAAACTTGAAAAAAGCAGAGCGCCGCTTATTGGATGGCAAATCTTGCCATGATGAGCTCACAGAAGCCATGACGCTATGGCAAGACAGTCTCGCGGCATATCTCCACTTCGTTCGTAAAGAGGCAATGGGTTAA
- a CDS encoding amidohydrolase family protein: protein MSFFKSPLAIAIGAAVIGLAQPASADDAVTATQTEEKSTKGWDVLNPPGEKQTITIDTNETTWSNLDVSPDGKSIVFDMLGDLYIMPIGGGKATALTSDMGWNIQPKFSPDGKHIAFISDRAGGDNLWVMDVDGQNLRQVSKEVNNIVHNPAWSPDGQYIAVKQGQVTGRTIPGGSIRMYHISGGKGVLVRERLHGAKSQKNVAEPAFSHDGKKIYYSVDATSGVRWEYNKNSLDAVFEIRSWDLATGEEETVIRGAGGAIRPTISPDGKSIAFVKREDNGNEMIGALYIKDLHSGVETRVYAGLDRDLQEANGAHGNTPSFAYTPDGKSLVFWAKGVFNRVNIASHEVNVIPTRVVAEKQITPALRFAVDVAPDTFKVKLARWSQISPDGETALFQALGYLYVKDIASGKVKRLTKQTDHFEFYPSYSRDGKSIVYTTWSDKDLGAIRVVSANGGKGKVITQEPGHYISPSFSPNGKNVLFKKVTGGYLLSGDWSMHPGIYLVNANGGEAKRIIKSGDNPHFGADSERIYFSTMSDETHRELKSVNLNGQEERSHFKGDYVFNFKVSPNGQYVAFIEHFNTFVAPFTSTGKTLSINKGEKAFPVKQVSKYSGDFLNWKADSSALTWAFGPTLYQRKLTDTFAFVDGASDNTDELTAEGIDLSFEQKADKPEGMIALVGGKVVTMRNAENEQEIIDNGVILIKENRIVAAGKQGELDAPSTAKVMDISGKTVIPGLIDAHAHGSYGSYNLQPQQNWNQYSNLSFGVTTIHDPSNNSAEVFSMAELQRTGLTVAPRTYSVGRILYAGHAPGYKTPISNLEDAEFHVKRLKDAGAISVKSYNHPRRETRQQVLEAAKNMEIMVVPEGGSKFQHNMNMIVDGHTGVEHALPIPNIYSDIEQMWGQTNVGFTPTFVVAYGGISGEEYWYQHTNVWENERLMSFVPEYVVKPRSIRPSKAPERHYNHINVAKTAKQLRDKGVTVHIGAHGQREGLAAHWELWSMAQGGFTPWQALRSGTIDGARYLGMDRDLGTIEQGKLADLAIIDGDVLSNIRDSEKVAYTVINGRVYDAATMNEIGNYDNKRQPFFFENGAQTQMHPATAEYMEEKAHTYHWKH from the coding sequence ATGTCATTTTTTAAATCACCATTAGCCATTGCTATTGGTGCTGCTGTGATTGGTTTGGCTCAGCCAGCCAGCGCTGATGATGCCGTGACAGCCACGCAAACAGAAGAGAAATCAACCAAAGGCTGGGATGTGCTCAACCCACCAGGTGAAAAGCAAACCATCACCATCGATACCAACGAAACCACATGGAGTAACTTAGATGTTAGTCCTGATGGTAAAAGCATCGTCTTTGATATGCTTGGCGACCTTTACATCATGCCAATTGGCGGTGGTAAAGCAACAGCCTTAACATCCGACATGGGCTGGAACATTCAACCTAAGTTTTCGCCTGATGGTAAACACATCGCATTTATCTCTGACCGCGCAGGTGGCGATAATCTGTGGGTGATGGACGTAGATGGCCAAAACCTACGTCAGGTGTCAAAAGAAGTGAATAATATTGTTCACAACCCTGCATGGTCGCCTGATGGTCAATACATTGCAGTTAAGCAAGGTCAAGTAACGGGGCGTACCATCCCAGGTGGCTCTATTCGTATGTATCACATCAGCGGTGGTAAAGGCGTGCTGGTCCGTGAGCGTCTACATGGTGCAAAATCGCAAAAGAACGTTGCAGAACCCGCTTTTTCTCACGATGGCAAGAAAATCTATTACTCCGTTGATGCGACCTCTGGCGTGCGCTGGGAATATAACAAAAACTCGCTCGATGCTGTTTTCGAAATTCGTAGTTGGGATTTAGCAACCGGTGAAGAAGAGACCGTGATTCGTGGTGCTGGCGGTGCTATTCGTCCAACCATCAGTCCTGATGGTAAATCTATTGCGTTTGTTAAACGCGAAGATAACGGCAATGAAATGATCGGTGCTTTATATATTAAAGATCTACACTCAGGCGTCGAAACTCGTGTTTATGCTGGCCTTGATCGCGACTTACAAGAAGCCAATGGTGCACATGGTAACACACCTTCTTTTGCTTACACGCCGGATGGTAAATCTCTCGTTTTTTGGGCGAAAGGGGTATTCAACCGCGTTAATATTGCATCGCACGAGGTCAACGTCATCCCTACTCGCGTTGTCGCTGAAAAACAAATCACACCGGCACTACGCTTTGCGGTAGATGTCGCGCCTGACACCTTTAAAGTCAAACTTGCACGCTGGTCTCAAATTTCTCCTGATGGTGAAACTGCACTATTCCAAGCGCTTGGCTACCTTTACGTAAAAGACATTGCGTCAGGCAAAGTAAAACGCCTCACTAAGCAAACCGACCACTTTGAGTTCTACCCAAGCTACTCTCGCGATGGCAAGTCTATTGTTTACACAACATGGAGTGATAAAGACTTAGGCGCAATACGTGTTGTATCTGCAAACGGTGGTAAAGGTAAAGTGATCACCCAAGAACCTGGTCACTATATCTCACCAAGCTTTTCACCAAATGGTAAAAACGTGCTATTTAAAAAGGTAACCGGTGGCTACTTGCTAAGCGGTGACTGGTCAATGCATCCAGGTATTTATCTAGTTAATGCTAACGGCGGTGAGGCAAAACGCATTATTAAAAGCGGTGACAATCCGCATTTTGGAGCAGACTCTGAGCGCATTTACTTCTCCACCATGAGTGATGAAACACATCGCGAACTGAAAAGTGTTAACCTCAATGGTCAAGAAGAACGTAGCCACTTCAAAGGTGATTACGTCTTTAACTTTAAAGTCTCTCCAAATGGTCAATACGTTGCGTTTATCGAGCATTTCAATACGTTTGTTGCACCTTTTACCAGTACAGGTAAAACCTTATCCATTAACAAGGGTGAGAAAGCTTTCCCAGTTAAGCAAGTATCAAAGTACTCTGGTGATTTCCTAAATTGGAAAGCGGACAGCAGCGCGCTAACTTGGGCATTTGGTCCCACACTTTATCAGCGCAAACTGACTGACACTTTCGCTTTCGTCGATGGTGCATCTGACAACACCGATGAGCTAACCGCTGAAGGCATCGACTTGAGTTTTGAGCAAAAAGCAGATAAGCCTGAAGGTATGATTGCGCTAGTTGGCGGTAAAGTAGTGACCATGCGTAACGCTGAGAACGAACAAGAAATCATCGACAATGGTGTGATCCTAATTAAAGAGAATCGCATCGTTGCAGCCGGTAAGCAAGGTGAACTAGACGCTCCTAGCACAGCAAAAGTGATGGATATTAGCGGTAAAACCGTGATCCCAGGCCTTATCGATGCCCACGCACATGGTAGTTACGGTAGCTATAACCTACAGCCACAGCAAAACTGGAATCAGTATTCTAATCTTAGCTTTGGTGTGACGACTATCCATGATCCATCAAATAACTCTGCCGAGGTATTTTCTATGGCAGAACTACAAAGAACGGGTTTAACGGTCGCGCCACGTACCTATTCTGTTGGACGTATTTTATATGCTGGCCACGCGCCGGGTTATAAAACACCAATCAGTAACCTTGAAGACGCAGAGTTCCACGTTAAACGCCTAAAAGACGCTGGCGCTATTTCAGTGAAGAGTTACAACCACCCTCGCCGTGAGACACGTCAGCAAGTATTGGAAGCGGCGAAGAACATGGAAATCATGGTTGTGCCTGAAGGTGGTTCAAAATTCCAACACAACATGAACATGATAGTCGATGGTCATACCGGTGTTGAACATGCCCTACCAATCCCGAATATTTACTCTGATATCGAACAAATGTGGGGACAAACAAATGTTGGCTTTACGCCAACTTTTGTTGTTGCCTATGGCGGTATCTCTGGCGAAGAATACTGGTATCAACACACTAATGTGTGGGAAAACGAGCGCTTAATGAGCTTCGTTCCTGAGTATGTGGTAAAGCCAAGATCAATTCGACCAAGCAAAGCACCTGAACGTCACTATAACCATATCAATGTCGCCAAAACCGCAAAACAGCTTCGCGATAAGGGTGTGACTGTGCACATTGGTGCTCACGGCCAGCGTGAAGGTCTAGCCGCACATTGGGAGTTATGGTCTATGGCACAAGGCGGCTTTACACCTTGGCAGGCGCTTCGCAGCGGTACAATCGACGGCGCAAGATATCTAGGTATGGACCGTGACCTTGGTACGATCGAACAAGGAAAACTCGCCGATCTTGCCATCATCGATGGTGATGTGCTGTCTAACATCCGTGATTCAGAGAAAGTTGCCTACACCGTGATCAATGGCCGTGTCTACGATGCGGCAACCATGAATGAAATCGGCAACTATGACAATAAACGTCAGCCTTTCTTCTTCGAAAATGGCGCGCAAACCCAAATGCATCCAGCAACTGCTGAGTATATGGAAGAAAAGGCCCATACCTATCATTGGAAACACTAA
- a CDS encoding methyl-accepting chemotaxis protein has product MSGFSQFFNSLNLTKKLIFAFLIVALVPLIVIISIALNTASNAMTAQVYSQLGAVSEIKKSAVNRYFKTVEDKLDAFTANPLLPVIAQEFITSFPSAQADINYAKLSRFYDEVFVPKFNQENPEDTSTARLIGNISESGLALQARYLASNPYPVGEKYKFIETGHLDSYDLAHRSYHPYMLNIADIYEFYDIFIIDPSNGNIVYSVFKEVDFATSLESGPYANSNLASLYRELKDSTVPTISAFADYKQYLPSYNAPASFIAKPIVVNGQTIAIVAAQLSIDAINAIMTEREGLGESGETYLVGPEGLMRSDSFLDPQNHSVVNSFRYPERGKVATLAVSQALNNQSGQQVIEDYNGEAVLSAYTSVEVFNTRWALLAEIDEAEAFASITSLSQYLMIILAVTIVLVLIVAYWFSKTLTKPVHELVETMKSVEQEGNFSLRAPIRSHDEIGNSAQAFNSLLDALQLSITEANRVMNQMASGKFDDRIKVPCRGELETLKEATNHCANTLSRAISELNEISIDMANGRFDTKLNAPMSGDLEKLKNNINDSLASINSTMNGIVHVMTNIEQGNFKEQVTVPAKGKLAQLKDSVNNSVRSLSSAIDGISTIMSALRQGDFSAQLDAPLAGQLDTLKQDINSSMANLDRVMKEIGTVMAGVSNGDFKQQVDVAATGQLAQLKDNINASVTAVDVAISEISTVMAISHGRFDRTIQSAMSGQLDNLKGDINRSVENLNQVIEELGSVMAAMSEGDFSQKIELPLQGQLQQLKESVNDSTLQVSGAISEVSSVLANIAQGDLSNQVKGEYFGVFKSLQNDTNTTIKKLTSVIEGIQAAANYVAQSAGEIAASNTEISQRTEEQAANLEEASASTGNMLDELTKVSNQSGDAVGLATNAENIAKEGGSLSAQTVAAIIEVNKASKDINEIVSVIDGLAFQTNLLALNAAVEAARAGENGRGFAVVANEVRELAGRSAASAKQIKEIISNSNQKVEQGTELANSSGEKLQQIVGAVSDVNNNIIKINESTSMQQQAIKEVDLVVQRLTDLIQENSAITEETMAAARQMAEQAHEMRTQLSYFRLSKNDYSATGREGELLVHQYNAS; this is encoded by the coding sequence ATGTCTGGGTTTTCGCAATTTTTTAACTCTCTTAATTTAACTAAAAAGCTGATTTTTGCATTTCTAATCGTCGCGCTCGTGCCGTTGATAGTAATTATTTCCATCGCACTTAATACCGCATCGAATGCCATGACAGCGCAAGTATATTCACAACTTGGTGCCGTTAGTGAGATCAAAAAAAGCGCGGTTAATCGTTACTTTAAGACCGTTGAGGATAAACTCGATGCCTTTACGGCAAACCCATTACTTCCTGTGATTGCACAAGAGTTTATTACCAGCTTTCCTAGCGCTCAGGCCGATATTAACTATGCCAAATTATCTCGATTTTATGATGAAGTGTTCGTACCTAAATTCAATCAAGAAAACCCCGAAGATACGAGCACAGCAAGGCTCATTGGTAACATTTCAGAGTCTGGGCTTGCGCTGCAAGCACGTTACTTAGCAAGCAACCCCTACCCAGTTGGTGAAAAGTACAAATTTATTGAAACCGGTCACTTAGATAGTTATGACCTTGCTCACCGCAGTTACCATCCATATATGCTTAACATCGCCGACATTTATGAGTTTTACGATATCTTTATCATTGACCCAAGTAATGGAAATATTGTCTATTCTGTATTTAAAGAGGTTGATTTTGCTACGTCACTAGAATCAGGTCCTTATGCCAATAGTAATCTGGCTTCTCTTTATCGAGAACTGAAGGACTCAACGGTTCCGACAATCAGCGCTTTCGCAGACTACAAACAATACCTCCCCTCCTATAATGCCCCCGCTAGTTTTATTGCTAAACCTATCGTGGTGAATGGCCAAACCATTGCAATTGTAGCTGCACAGCTATCTATTGATGCCATCAATGCCATTATGACCGAGCGAGAAGGCTTAGGAGAAAGTGGTGAAACCTACCTAGTCGGCCCTGAGGGTCTGATGCGTTCAGACTCATTCTTAGATCCACAAAATCATTCCGTGGTGAATTCATTTCGATACCCTGAACGCGGCAAGGTAGCCACGCTTGCAGTCTCTCAAGCATTAAATAATCAATCTGGACAACAGGTTATTGAAGACTACAACGGCGAAGCCGTGTTGTCTGCCTATACATCGGTCGAAGTCTTTAATACCCGTTGGGCACTGCTTGCCGAAATTGACGAAGCGGAAGCATTTGCTTCTATCACCTCGCTCTCTCAATACCTGATGATTATTTTAGCGGTCACTATAGTGTTAGTACTGATAGTCGCCTACTGGTTCTCAAAAACGCTTACCAAACCTGTTCACGAGTTGGTAGAAACCATGAAATCAGTTGAGCAGGAAGGCAACTTTTCATTGCGAGCGCCCATTCGTAGTCATGATGAAATAGGCAACAGTGCACAGGCATTTAATTCACTACTGGATGCCTTACAGCTTTCTATTACAGAGGCTAATCGCGTCATGAATCAAATGGCCTCGGGCAAGTTTGACGACCGCATCAAAGTACCGTGCCGGGGCGAGCTAGAAACCCTAAAAGAAGCCACTAACCACTGTGCCAATACGTTAAGTCGAGCGATTTCTGAGCTGAATGAAATTTCGATTGATATGGCAAATGGTCGCTTCGATACCAAACTTAATGCCCCCATGTCAGGCGATTTAGAAAAGCTCAAAAATAATATTAACGATTCTTTGGCATCGATTAATTCGACTATGAACGGTATTGTTCATGTGATGACCAATATTGAGCAAGGTAACTTTAAGGAGCAAGTCACCGTACCCGCTAAAGGAAAACTAGCGCAGCTCAAAGATTCGGTAAATAATTCCGTACGCAGCCTTAGCAGTGCGATTGACGGTATCAGCACGATTATGTCTGCACTACGCCAAGGCGACTTTTCTGCGCAACTCGATGCTCCACTCGCAGGCCAATTAGATACCTTAAAACAAGATATCAACTCCAGCATGGCAAACCTAGACAGAGTAATGAAAGAAATAGGCACTGTGATGGCTGGCGTCAGCAACGGCGACTTTAAACAACAAGTGGACGTAGCTGCAACGGGTCAGCTCGCGCAACTTAAAGATAATATCAATGCTTCTGTGACCGCCGTTGATGTTGCTATCTCGGAAATCTCTACGGTGATGGCTATTAGCCATGGTCGATTTGACCGCACCATTCAATCTGCGATGTCTGGCCAGCTAGATAATCTCAAAGGTGACATTAACCGCTCGGTCGAGAACCTCAATCAAGTCATTGAAGAACTCGGCAGCGTAATGGCCGCAATGTCCGAAGGAGACTTTAGCCAAAAAATAGAGTTGCCACTACAAGGTCAACTGCAACAACTTAAAGAGAGTGTAAATGACTCGACCTTACAGGTCTCTGGGGCTATCTCCGAAGTCAGCAGTGTGTTGGCTAACATTGCTCAAGGTGACTTAAGTAATCAAGTAAAGGGTGAATATTTTGGCGTGTTTAAGTCTCTTCAGAATGACACCAATACCACAATTAAAAAACTCACCAGTGTAATCGAAGGGATCCAAGCCGCAGCAAATTATGTTGCTCAAAGTGCCGGTGAAATAGCGGCGAGTAACACCGAAATCAGCCAACGCACAGAAGAGCAAGCAGCAAACTTAGAAGAAGCCAGTGCCAGCACCGGCAATATGTTAGATGAACTCACTAAAGTTTCAAACCAATCTGGTGATGCCGTAGGACTAGCAACAAACGCAGAAAACATAGCCAAAGAAGGAGGCAGTTTATCTGCCCAAACCGTAGCTGCAATAATTGAAGTGAACAAAGCCAGTAAAGACATTAATGAGATTGTATCGGTGATTGATGGACTTGCGTTTCAAACCAACCTGTTGGCACTAAATGCTGCCGTTGAAGCGGCACGAGCGGGAGAAAATGGCCGTGGCTTTGCAGTCGTTGCAAACGAAGTACGAGAGCTGGCAGGGCGTAGCGCCGCTTCTGCAAAGCAAATCAAAGAAATTATCTCAAACAGTAATCAAAAGGTAGAGCAAGGTACTGAACTTGCCAATAGTTCCGGTGAAAAGCTGCAACAAATCGTTGGAGCCGTGAGCGATGTAAATAACAACATTATTAAAATCAATGAGTCGACTTCAATGCAACAACAAGCCATTAAAGAAGTGGATTTGGTGGTGCAAAGGCTAACGGATCTTATTCAAGAAAACTCTGCAATTACCGAAGAAACGATGGCAGCGGCGAGGCAAATGGCTGAGCAAGCCCATGAAATGCGCACCCAGTTGAGCTATTTCCGTTTATCAAAGAATGATTACAGCGCCACTGGCAGAGAAGGTGAATTGCTTGTGCATCAATATAATGCATCTTAG